A stretch of the Pseudalkalibacillus hwajinpoensis genome encodes the following:
- a CDS encoding TetR/AcrR family transcriptional regulator yields MNEKKKVILETAMQLFAKKGFHSTSIQEIANESGISKGAVYLHFQSKDDVLYSIFAYYYEKLKKKISEAKLDSFTPEERLEKLLYVQAQEILHHKEFIIMQFREQAISMNKEIDDLILKIRMESLETLASSIQDLYGDRITPILPDCVLLLDGMYSSYIKLIVLQNADLDLEYLPRFILSRLNDMVSGMLENNTAPFLSLDHASAIFQNMSHSDGCERKSPSHILNEMATLINRMNIQENQRKELLETIQFLKKEVSDPNPRRFIFKGMLHQFEGFSELDLYKTALIDALELDQ; encoded by the coding sequence ATGAATGAAAAAAAGAAAGTGATCCTTGAAACGGCGATGCAGCTTTTTGCCAAAAAAGGATTCCATTCCACGTCTATACAGGAAATCGCTAATGAAAGTGGAATTTCTAAAGGAGCCGTTTATCTCCATTTCCAATCTAAAGATGATGTGCTTTATTCCATTTTCGCTTATTATTATGAGAAGTTAAAAAAGAAAATATCAGAAGCGAAATTAGATTCCTTCACCCCTGAAGAACGGCTAGAGAAGCTTCTATACGTTCAAGCACAAGAAATTTTGCATCATAAAGAGTTTATTATTATGCAATTCAGGGAACAAGCTATTTCGATGAACAAAGAAATTGACGATTTAATTCTTAAGATAAGAATGGAGTCCCTTGAAACGTTAGCGAGTAGCATTCAAGACTTATATGGCGATCGGATTACTCCGATTCTCCCGGACTGTGTTTTGCTCCTAGATGGTATGTACTCCTCCTATATCAAGCTAATTGTCTTACAGAATGCTGACCTAGACCTGGAGTATCTTCCACGCTTTATATTAAGTCGCTTGAATGACATGGTAAGCGGTATGTTAGAAAATAACACTGCCCCCTTCCTCTCATTGGATCATGCCTCTGCAATCTTCCAGAACATGAGTCATTCAGATGGATGCGAGCGAAAATCCCCTTCTCATATATTGAATGAAATGGCTACGTTGATTAATCGAATGAACATTCAAGAAAATCAGCGTAAAGAGTTGCTTGAAACTATTCAATTTTTGAAGAAGGAAGTAAGTGATCCAAACCCGCGTCGCTTTATCTTTAAAGGAATGCTACACCAGTTTGAAGGATTCTCCGAACTTGACTTATATAAGACTGCACTTATTGACGCATTGGAACTTGATCAGTAA
- a CDS encoding efflux RND transporter permease subunit: protein MRKLIQFSLNNKFAVWLLTIIITAAGLYSGFNMKMETIPNINTPLVSVTTVYPGATPEEVSDKVSEPIENKVESLPGVKVVSSSSFENASNVQIEYNFSKNMDEAEDEVRETIQSLSLPEETQDPDVSRLSFNAFPVMSLSVSEKDRSLTELTQRVEDDVLPAVEGVEGVSSVSIAGQEVEEVSFSFKDEKMEEYGLDEETVKNLIKGSAVNIPLGLYNFDDNQKAVVVDGNVSSLEDLKELEIPVIPSQQGQGAQAGSAPQAPSSTDGAQAPSASAEGASEAQAQPKVPTVQLQDIADIELVGEAESISRTNGQESIGIQVTKSADANTVDVVNGVKDKIASLEDSNSDISIVTIFDQGEPIEESVSTMLNKAIIGAIFAVLIILLFLRNIRSTLISVISIPLSLLIALLVLNQLEITLNIMTLGAMTVAIGRVVDDSIVVIENIYRRMAIEGEELRGKELITEATKEMFLPIMSSTIVTIAVFLPLGLVQGPVGELFLPFALTIVFALLASLLVAITIVPAMAHSLFKKGLVKKSGKPSHKEEGTSRLANGYKKMLNWVLNHKLITFGASVLVLVGSLFLAPIVGVSFLPSDQEKMIVATYNPEPGETSENINDLALEAEDYFLDKEDVDTIQFSVGGENPMNPGASNQVLFFVSYDEETEGFEEERKNVLEDLKQMSEKGEWGYQDVSASGGSNQITLVVNGETMDDLGPVVEDVTAVLEKEKDLTNISSSISESYDQFTIVANQEKLSELGLSAGQIGMELRNTGEAPVLTTIQKDGEEINVVLEVNEKTYKDQEDLEGTTITSPLGVDVPLSEISTIEEGESSNTITRRDGKVYANVTAEVLDDNVGQVSADVQETIDNMDLPDSSEVSLGGVTQDINESFTQLGLAMLAAIAIVYLVLVITFGGGLAPLAILFSLPFTVIGGLVGLLIAGETISISSLIGMLMLIGIVVTNAIVLIDRVIHKEKEGYTTREALLEAGGTRLRPILMTALATIGALAPLAFGLEGGALISKGLGVTVIGGLTSSTLLTLIIVPVVYEFFMKFRRKPKSE from the coding sequence TTGAGAAAGCTGATTCAATTTTCATTAAATAATAAGTTTGCAGTTTGGTTATTAACGATTATCATAACCGCTGCCGGATTATACTCAGGGTTTAATATGAAGATGGAGACCATTCCAAATATTAATACCCCGCTCGTGTCCGTGACAACAGTGTATCCTGGTGCAACACCAGAAGAAGTGTCTGATAAAGTATCAGAACCAATTGAAAACAAAGTGGAAAGTCTCCCAGGAGTGAAGGTCGTTAGTTCATCTTCATTTGAAAATGCTTCGAATGTGCAAATTGAATATAATTTCAGTAAAAACATGGATGAAGCTGAAGATGAAGTAAGGGAAACCATTCAGTCACTTTCATTACCTGAAGAAACGCAAGACCCAGACGTGTCACGACTAAGTTTTAATGCTTTTCCAGTCATGTCTCTAAGCGTTTCAGAGAAAGATCGTTCACTTACAGAATTAACCCAGCGTGTAGAAGATGATGTACTTCCAGCTGTTGAAGGCGTGGAAGGTGTTTCTTCTGTATCGATTGCTGGGCAGGAAGTCGAAGAAGTATCCTTCTCATTTAAAGATGAGAAAATGGAAGAGTACGGTTTAGACGAAGAGACTGTTAAGAATCTCATTAAAGGTTCTGCTGTTAACATTCCTCTTGGGCTATATAACTTTGACGATAATCAAAAAGCAGTTGTTGTAGACGGTAATGTATCGTCATTAGAAGATTTAAAAGAACTTGAAATTCCAGTCATTCCATCACAGCAGGGTCAGGGAGCTCAAGCAGGCTCAGCTCCTCAAGCACCTTCATCAACTGATGGTGCACAAGCCCCGTCCGCTTCTGCTGAAGGAGCTAGCGAAGCTCAAGCACAACCGAAAGTTCCAACCGTTCAGCTTCAGGACATTGCAGACATTGAATTAGTTGGTGAAGCAGAATCAATTTCCCGTACGAACGGTCAAGAATCGATTGGTATCCAAGTTACAAAGAGCGCAGATGCTAACACTGTTGATGTTGTAAATGGTGTGAAAGATAAAATCGCCTCACTTGAAGATTCGAATAGCGACATTAGTATTGTGACGATATTCGACCAAGGAGAACCTATCGAAGAATCTGTTAGTACAATGTTGAATAAGGCGATTATTGGAGCAATTTTCGCAGTATTAATCATACTATTGTTCTTGCGTAACATTCGCTCAACTTTAATCTCAGTTATTTCAATACCGCTAAGTTTATTAATCGCATTGTTAGTTTTAAATCAATTAGAAATTACACTGAACATTATGACACTTGGTGCGATGACGGTTGCGATTGGTCGTGTTGTCGATGATTCCATTGTTGTCATAGAGAACATATATCGACGTATGGCCATTGAAGGCGAGGAGCTACGAGGGAAAGAACTCATTACAGAAGCTACGAAGGAAATGTTCCTTCCAATTATGTCTTCAACCATTGTAACGATTGCCGTATTCCTACCACTTGGCCTAGTGCAGGGACCAGTAGGTGAACTATTCTTACCATTTGCACTAACGATTGTATTCGCACTACTAGCATCGTTGCTTGTTGCGATTACCATTGTTCCAGCGATGGCTCACTCTCTCTTTAAAAAAGGGCTTGTGAAAAAATCCGGAAAACCTTCGCATAAAGAAGAAGGAACTAGTCGTCTTGCGAACGGTTATAAGAAGATGCTGAATTGGGTACTCAATCATAAGCTGATTACCTTTGGAGCAAGTGTACTTGTATTAGTCGGAAGTCTTTTCCTTGCACCGATTGTTGGCGTAAGCTTCTTACCTTCCGATCAAGAGAAAATGATTGTAGCGACTTATAATCCAGAGCCTGGTGAAACGTCTGAAAATATCAATGATCTTGCTCTTGAAGCGGAAGATTATTTCCTTGATAAAGAAGATGTTGATACAATTCAGTTCTCAGTTGGTGGAGAAAACCCAATGAATCCAGGTGCAAGTAACCAGGTTCTCTTCTTCGTAAGCTATGATGAAGAGACAGAAGGATTCGAAGAAGAACGCAAAAACGTTCTTGAAGATTTGAAACAAATGAGTGAAAAAGGTGAATGGGGCTATCAGGACGTCTCAGCTTCTGGTGGAAGTAACCAGATCACATTAGTTGTGAATGGAGAAACAATGGATGACCTTGGTCCAGTTGTTGAAGATGTAACGGCCGTTCTAGAGAAAGAAAAAGATCTTACAAATATTAGTTCTAGTATTTCTGAATCCTACGATCAATTTACGATTGTAGCAAATCAAGAAAAACTAAGTGAGCTAGGGCTATCAGCTGGTCAAATAGGAATGGAGCTTCGAAACACAGGGGAAGCACCAGTTCTTACAACCATCCAAAAAGATGGGGAAGAAATAAATGTCGTTCTTGAAGTAAATGAGAAGACATATAAAGACCAAGAAGATTTAGAAGGTACAACGATTACGTCACCACTTGGAGTGGACGTACCTCTAAGTGAAATTTCAACGATAGAAGAAGGGGAGTCTTCTAACACAATCACTCGTCGTGATGGCAAAGTGTATGCTAACGTGACAGCCGAAGTCCTTGATGACAATGTTGGTCAAGTTTCTGCAGATGTGCAAGAAACGATTGATAACATGGACTTACCGGACTCATCAGAAGTAAGTCTTGGGGGAGTAACTCAGGATATTAATGAGTCCTTTACTCAGCTCGGTTTAGCAATGCTTGCTGCTATTGCGATTGTGTACCTTGTTCTTGTGATTACCTTCGGAGGTGGTCTTGCACCACTTGCAATCTTGTTCTCACTTCCTTTTACCGTGATCGGTGGACTGGTAGGATTGTTGATTGCTGGAGAAACAATTAGTATTTCTTCACTAATTGGAATGCTCATGTTAATCGGTATTGTTGTGACAAATGCGATTGTACTGATTGACCGAGTGATTCATAAGGAAAAAGAAGGATATACAACAAGGGAAGCGCTACTTGAAGCTGGTGGTACGCGACTTCGACCAATTCTAATGACTGCACTTGCGACAATTGGCGCATTAGCACCACTTGCATTCGGTTTAGAAGGCGGAGCGCTCATCTCCAAAGGACTTGGCGTAACTGTTATCGGTGGTTTAACAAGTTCAACTCTTCTTACGCTAATTATTGTGCCTGTTGTGTACGAATTCTTCATGAAGTTTAGAAGGAAACCTAAAAGCGAATAG
- a CDS encoding STAS domain-containing protein, with amino-acid sequence MEKVEVMYVEYFHERLEEIGDKWTKRLQLLVDEREATDTAVLKVPELKKEVQSFCSDFVKQMIFLESNSRDVQEWAERMVRIFSNHTFSLQQSVASLTYLRQILWDVMVEFSSQEDQLIEASRLAEWGSYMNKSFDLLLHKVTVYTNQLNEEQIAAQQTKITELSVPIIPISKEIGVLPLIGTIDTYRASLIQRKGIERSSELQLSYLVIDLSGVPIMDTMVANEIFQLIKMLELSGIESILTGIRPEIAQTAVQLGIDFNNVNTYAHLHQALRAIL; translated from the coding sequence ATGGAAAAAGTGGAAGTAATGTATGTCGAATATTTTCATGAGCGTTTAGAAGAGATTGGAGACAAATGGACAAAGCGACTTCAACTGTTGGTTGATGAGAGAGAAGCAACTGATACGGCGGTTCTTAAAGTTCCAGAATTAAAAAAGGAAGTTCAATCATTCTGTTCTGATTTTGTTAAACAAATGATTTTTCTTGAATCAAATAGTAGGGATGTTCAAGAATGGGCTGAAAGAATGGTGCGAATATTTTCGAATCATACCTTCTCACTTCAGCAGTCAGTGGCAAGTTTAACCTATCTCAGGCAAATTCTTTGGGATGTAATGGTAGAGTTTAGTTCACAAGAAGATCAGTTAATTGAAGCAAGTCGATTAGCGGAGTGGGGCAGTTACATGAACAAATCGTTTGATTTGCTTCTTCATAAGGTAACTGTCTATACAAATCAATTAAATGAAGAACAGATTGCAGCTCAGCAAACAAAGATTACCGAATTAAGCGTACCAATCATTCCAATATCAAAAGAAATTGGCGTTCTTCCTCTTATTGGAACGATTGACACATACCGTGCTTCTCTTATCCAAAGAAAAGGAATTGAGCGTAGCTCGGAGCTCCAGCTATCCTACCTTGTGATTGATTTATCAGGCGTGCCAATTATGGATACGATGGTAGCAAATGAAATCTTCCAGCTTATCAAAATGCTTGAACTCTCAGGAATTGAATCGATTCTAACGGGCATTAGGCCAGAAATTGCGCAAACCGCTGTGCAGCTTGGAATTGATTTTAATAATGTGAATACTTATGCTCACCTGCATCAAGCTTTGAGAGCTATTCTATAG
- a CDS encoding haloacid dehalogenase type II yields the protein MKNIKAFVFDAYGTLFDVFSVSKKCEELFPSKGDQISQSWRKKQLEYSYLRQMMGNYRPFSEVTRDALRYAVEEAETELSHENEEILLEAYQQLDVYEEVPKVLKELKAQGMTLAIFSNGSHDMLDPLVKQSPLSEHLDYIISADDIKQFKPSPAAYTHALDFLELKREEVLFMSSNGWDISGAKNFGFYTAWINRNENPVEKLNLQPDSIYHELSGITSWS from the coding sequence ATGAAAAATATAAAGGCTTTCGTATTTGATGCATATGGTACATTGTTTGATGTTTTTTCAGTATCTAAAAAGTGTGAAGAACTGTTTCCTAGTAAAGGAGATCAAATCAGTCAAAGTTGGAGAAAAAAACAACTTGAATATAGCTATCTCAGACAAATGATGGGAAACTACCGACCTTTTTCTGAGGTTACTCGGGATGCGCTTCGTTATGCTGTAGAAGAAGCAGAAACAGAGTTAAGTCATGAGAATGAGGAAATTCTTCTCGAAGCTTATCAGCAACTAGATGTGTATGAAGAGGTTCCAAAGGTACTTAAAGAATTAAAAGCACAAGGTATGACGCTTGCTATTTTTTCAAATGGTTCACACGATATGCTCGATCCGCTAGTAAAGCAATCTCCTCTATCTGAACACCTGGATTACATTATAAGCGCAGATGACATTAAACAATTCAAACCATCACCTGCTGCTTATACTCATGCACTTGACTTCCTTGAGCTTAAGCGAGAAGAAGTTCTGTTCATGTCTTCAAATGGATGGGATATATCTGGCGCCAAGAACTTCGGTTTTTATACAGCCTGGATTAACCGTAACGAAAACCCTGTTGAAAAGCTAAACCTTCAACCAGATAGTATCTACCATGAGTTAAGTGGTATAACGAGCTGGTCTTAA
- the lepB gene encoding signal peptidase I encodes MKTEIEANWLKDWGAPLLFAIILAFVIKMFIIAPYIVEGASMDPTLHDGDRLLVNKFISYVQEEPARGDIIIIKDEDAEKHYVKRVIGLPGDIIEMSQDNLYVNDKQLKEPYLDGNRADAETMGMRLTEDFGPVEVPEGQLFVMGDNRLRSMDSRNGLGKIELEEVVGKAEVVWFPFKEVRSTN; translated from the coding sequence ATGAAAACAGAAATAGAAGCAAATTGGCTAAAAGATTGGGGTGCACCTCTCCTTTTTGCTATTATCCTGGCATTTGTGATTAAAATGTTTATCATCGCTCCATACATTGTAGAAGGAGCTTCAATGGATCCAACGCTACATGATGGAGATCGTCTGCTCGTTAACAAATTCATCTCCTATGTGCAGGAAGAGCCAGCAAGAGGAGACATTATTATTATTAAGGATGAGGATGCAGAGAAGCATTATGTGAAACGAGTGATTGGATTACCTGGAGACATTATCGAAATGAGTCAGGATAACCTTTATGTAAACGACAAACAGCTTAAAGAACCTTACTTAGACGGAAATCGTGCTGATGCAGAAACAATGGGTATGAGATTAACAGAAGATTTTGGTCCTGTTGAAGTACCCGAAGGACAGCTTTTTGTGATGGGTGATAATCGTTTAAGAAGTATGGATAGCCGAAATGGTCTTGGGAAAATTGAGCTGGAAGAAGTTGTTGGAAAAGCAGAAGTGGTTTGGTTTCCTTTTAAAGAAGTGAGATCAACAAATTGA
- a CDS encoding CAP domain-containing protein, translated as MKKSIILGVTAAAALLAANPSNSSANTGDQHAVKAEVNAQTFQVNNINELQSILDRFEKQYNISIKDSINLDQLFQQQGKTEQPAQEEQAEKAEAPSEEPAKEHAEAPQETTPSDAQAEEAPAPETEQAEPAKETNEDTGLSEFEQQVVNLTNAEREKAGLPALEVDTELSKVAQAKSEDMRDNNYFAHNSPTYGSPFDMMNQFGVDYQSAGENIAKGQQTPEEVVNAWMNSEGHRKNIMNGSFTHIGVGYVEEGNIWTQQFIGK; from the coding sequence TTGAAAAAGTCAATTATTCTAGGTGTCACAGCGGCAGCAGCCCTGCTGGCAGCAAATCCATCTAATAGTTCTGCTAATACGGGTGATCAACACGCTGTCAAAGCAGAAGTTAATGCGCAAACATTCCAGGTCAACAATATAAATGAGTTGCAGTCTATTCTTGATCGTTTTGAAAAACAATACAATATTTCTATTAAAGATTCTATTAATCTAGATCAACTTTTCCAACAGCAAGGTAAGACTGAACAGCCAGCACAAGAGGAACAGGCTGAGAAAGCTGAAGCTCCTTCTGAAGAGCCTGCTAAAGAACACGCCGAAGCACCTCAAGAGACTACACCTTCTGACGCACAGGCAGAAGAAGCACCTGCACCAGAGACAGAGCAGGCAGAACCAGCTAAGGAAACTAATGAAGACACAGGATTATCAGAATTTGAACAACAGGTTGTTAATCTTACAAATGCAGAGCGTGAAAAAGCTGGATTGCCTGCACTTGAAGTAGATACTGAACTAAGTAAAGTAGCACAAGCAAAGTCTGAAGATATGAGAGATAATAACTACTTTGCTCACAATAGCCCAACATACGGCTCACCTTTTGATATGATGAACCAGTTTGGCGTGGATTATCAATCAGCTGGAGAAAACATTGCTAAAGGACAACAAACACCAGAAGAAGTTGTGAATGCTTGGATGAACAGCGAAGGACACCGCAAGAACATTATGAACGGTAGCTTCACACATATTGGTGTTGGTTATGTAGAAGAAGGTAATATTTGGACACAACAATTTATTGGTAAGTAA
- a CDS encoding DNA alkylation repair protein — protein MRSILTVTILQQELEPLQNPEQAKKMQKYMRNQFPFLGIKTPERRKAVVKALKRHGNPDLDTLKELLEKLWALPEREYQNAALDLLDRVKCFPKDYINLIEQLIITKSWWDTVDGLAVHSAGIYFQQYPDQIAPITNKWVNSPNLWLNRSALLFQLSYKDSTDFGRLKRYILLHKDSNEFFIQKAIGWSLREYSKTDPETVKTFIEHQTLPPLSKREASKYIHKAKK, from the coding sequence GTGAGAAGTATTTTAACCGTAACCATTCTTCAACAAGAGCTTGAACCGCTCCAAAATCCAGAGCAAGCTAAAAAAATGCAAAAGTATATGCGAAATCAATTTCCCTTCCTCGGCATTAAGACACCAGAACGAAGGAAAGCTGTTGTTAAGGCGCTTAAAAGGCATGGGAATCCAGATCTTGATACCCTTAAGGAACTGCTTGAAAAGCTTTGGGCATTACCAGAACGAGAATATCAGAATGCCGCCCTTGATCTTCTTGACCGAGTCAAATGTTTTCCCAAAGACTATATCAATCTTATTGAACAACTTATTATCACAAAATCCTGGTGGGATACTGTAGATGGACTTGCTGTTCATAGTGCAGGTATTTATTTTCAACAATATCCTGATCAAATTGCACCGATAACAAACAAATGGGTGAACAGTCCAAACTTATGGCTAAACCGTAGTGCGCTTCTTTTTCAACTTTCTTATAAAGATTCCACAGATTTTGGTCGACTCAAAAGATACATCCTACTACACAAAGATTCAAATGAATTTTTCATCCAAAAAGCGATCGGCTGGTCGCTCAGAGAATATTCCAAAACAGATCCAGAAACCGTGAAAACCTTTATAGAACATCAAACCTTACCTCCTCTTAGTAAACGTGAAGCGAGTAAGTACATTCATAAAGCAAAAAAATAA
- a CDS encoding STAS domain-containing protein, whose product MTDQTSTQKVGTYILEQALEIAQSTYERQRQDLDDADFNNEPKLSIKNTTYLIKLIGKSLQKDTLNAFAAIEEFGEESGELVQDENEMIISLIVTVPLIREAIWEAIEPVVEKLNMKPRDVIQLPSRIDPLLDQFVYSYGSSYITSNQQLETKYNSTLEELSTPIIPIIQNLAILPLVGNIDTYRATLIMEKTLDQSRKLQLDHMIIDLSGVVTMDTMVAKHLFDITEALSLMGVQVTLTGISPSISISAVQLGIDLHKLTIKSSLHNALTELAVLSNPSD is encoded by the coding sequence GTGACCGATCAAACATCTACTCAAAAAGTAGGAACTTATATACTTGAGCAGGCCTTGGAGATTGCACAAAGTACATACGAACGTCAGCGTCAGGACCTTGATGACGCAGATTTTAATAATGAACCGAAACTTTCCATAAAGAACACGACCTATCTTATAAAATTGATTGGTAAAAGTCTTCAAAAAGACACTTTGAATGCATTTGCAGCAATTGAAGAATTTGGAGAAGAATCTGGCGAACTTGTACAAGACGAAAATGAAATGATCATTTCTCTTATTGTAACTGTACCTCTCATTCGAGAGGCGATATGGGAGGCAATTGAACCAGTCGTTGAAAAATTAAATATGAAACCACGGGATGTTATTCAACTACCAAGTAGAATTGACCCACTGCTTGATCAGTTTGTGTATAGCTATGGGAGTTCTTATATCACTAGTAATCAGCAGCTTGAAACAAAATATAACTCGACTCTGGAAGAACTTTCTACACCTATCATTCCTATTATTCAAAACCTTGCTATTCTTCCTCTGGTAGGTAATATCGATACGTACCGCGCAACACTAATCATGGAGAAAACGCTTGACCAATCTCGTAAACTTCAACTCGACCATATGATCATTGACTTGTCAGGTGTTGTGACAATGGACACGATGGTCGCGAAACACTTGTTTGACATAACAGAAGCGTTAAGTCTTATGGGAGTTCAGGTGACTCTGACTGGTATAAGTCCTTCGATTTCGATTTCAGCGGTACAGTTAGGAATTGATTTACACAAACTAACCATCAAATCTAGTCTTCATAACGCACTGACTGAATTAGCCGTTCTTTCTAATCCTTCTGATTAG
- a CDS encoding SEC-C metal-binding domain-containing protein, with product MQKTKRNDPCPCGSGKKYKKCCMTSESAQDQLEEQLYTQELYTIQAQLVEYAMSEHDQKMVSLANDLFNRFEIPKNLEEAYMHGIFPWAIFHQSLNQWNKTIVREYLQLYSHTFSTEKVKETVNDWRDAYMSIYTVEEASGHTAVVKELGSNQSISILLHEEVILTSGESLAGILLPVKNGAMPFIELLKIAPDAMEMVEKKLSSEESNYNVRSMMQRDFPEVLSQIVKHGNGSEESNESIEMIWSRKEDAEVASLFMEQVSEEYSQEQLQEILRFWKKYADDEKPIVRKASIFAASLEYLAAKVYDTSISQSALAKKYGTSASSISSKYKAFHERFIPAMS from the coding sequence TTGCAAAAAACAAAAAGAAATGATCCCTGTCCTTGTGGCAGCGGCAAAAAATATAAGAAATGCTGTATGACATCTGAAAGTGCACAGGATCAATTAGAAGAACAGCTCTATACACAAGAACTATATACAATTCAAGCACAGCTTGTAGAGTATGCGATGAGTGAACATGATCAAAAAATGGTCTCTCTAGCAAATGATCTATTTAACCGTTTTGAAATCCCCAAAAATCTTGAGGAAGCTTATATGCACGGTATTTTCCCATGGGCAATCTTCCATCAATCTCTTAACCAGTGGAACAAAACGATTGTTAGAGAATATCTTCAACTTTATTCGCACACCTTCTCTACTGAGAAAGTTAAAGAAACCGTGAACGACTGGCGCGATGCTTACATGTCTATTTATACAGTGGAAGAAGCGTCAGGCCACACAGCGGTCGTAAAAGAACTCGGGTCAAACCAATCGATCAGTATCCTTCTACATGAAGAAGTAATCCTTACTAGCGGAGAAAGTTTAGCAGGCATTCTTCTTCCTGTCAAAAACGGTGCCATGCCATTTATTGAACTTCTTAAAATCGCACCAGATGCTATGGAAATGGTGGAAAAGAAACTTTCATCAGAAGAATCAAACTACAATGTTCGTTCCATGATGCAACGTGATTTCCCAGAAGTACTTAGTCAAATTGTGAAACACGGCAACGGTTCAGAAGAATCAAACGAATCGATTGAAATGATTTGGTCTAGAAAAGAAGATGCAGAAGTAGCTTCACTCTTTATGGAGCAGGTTAGTGAAGAGTACTCTCAGGAACAACTTCAAGAAATTCTTCGTTTTTGGAAGAAATATGCTGATGATGAAAAGCCTATTGTTAGAAAAGCTTCTATCTTTGCAGCATCTCTTGAATATCTTGCTGCCAAAGTTTATGACACTTCAATCAGCCAGAGTGCTCTTGCGAAAAAATATGGAACATCTGCTTCTAGTATTTCTAGTAAATATAAAGCCTTTCACGAACGCTTTATCCCTGCTATGAGCTAA